CCCAGCACGTCGGGGGGGCCGCCCGGGAAGAAGGACGGCATCTTGGTCCCCGGCATGACCTTCTGCGGGTCGTGCAGCCACTTGATGATCCACTCGGGGTTGAGCCGCTGGTGGGCGAGCGCCAGGTCGGGCGCCCAGCCCTCGGGCGGACCCTGCGGCTTCTGCGCACCCCGCTGGTGGCACGAGAAGCAGTCGAAGTAGTCCTTCCCGGTGAGGAGCTTGCCGGCGGCGACGCTCTCGGGGCTGAAGGCCGCCTTCTCGATGTGGACGAACGGCACCTGCACCCGGTCGAGCGCTTCGAAGTAGCCGACCACGGTGTTGGCCTCCTCGTCGGCGAGGCCGAACGTCGGCATGCGCAGGCTGAGCCAGGGGCGGATCGGCTGCGGCGCCTTCACGAAGTTGAAGAGCCAGCCGGCCTGCACCTTCTCGCCCTCACCGAGGAGGATGGGGGGCGCGAGCGTCGGGTTGTCGACGTAGAGCCGGCGGATGTCGCCGCCCGTGTTCTCGATCACGTGGCAGCCGGTGCAGTTGTAGCGCGCGACCAGACGGCGGCCGGCGATGATCCGCTCCTCGCCGGGCCCGTGGTAGGCGTAGCGCACCGGCACCCTGGCGTCGGTGCGGCTCGCGAGGAACGCCCGCAGCGCCTTGATGTCCTCGTCGGCCAGGTCGAACTGCGGCATCACCTGCTCGATCCACTTGGTGGCGTAGGTGCGCGGCA
The sequence above is a segment of the Deltaproteobacteria bacterium genome. Coding sequences within it:
- a CDS encoding cytochrome c, whose amino-acid sequence is PRTYATKWIEQVMPQFDLADEDIKALRAFLASRTDARVPVRYAYHGPGEERIIAGRRLVARYNCTGCHVIENTGGDIRRLYVDNPTLAPPILLGEGEKVQAGWLFNFVKAPQPIRPWLSLRMPTFGLADEEANTVVGYFEALDRVQVPFVHIEKAAFSPESVAAGKLLTGKDYFDCFSCHQRGAQKPQGPPEGWAPDLALAHQRLNPEWIIKWLHDPQKVMPGTKMPSFFPGGPPDVLGGDDEAQIRALRDYVVSLGLPDVTPSPQQAAGVTSAGPGASQ